In Paraburkholderia sp. BL10I2N1, a single genomic region encodes these proteins:
- a CDS encoding ABC transporter permease, whose translation MKTTVSRFAPYTSAPEIAWHYFLRSTNVMILLFLVLPILVIIPLSFTDNTFLVYPIHKFSFKWYHNLFTSIDWLRAGKNSFIITPLATILATVLGTLAALGLNKATFKGKGALIGILISPMIVPVIVTAVGMYLFFAKWGLAGSYLGLIFGHTAIAAPFVVVTVNATLAGFNQNYVRASLSLGASPVRTFFSVTLPIIAPGVISGALFAFATSLDDVVITMFIAGPTQGTLPLQMFIGLRENITPTIAALATILIVFSSLLLVTMEWLRSRSAARQIAT comes from the coding sequence ATGAAAACGACCGTATCGCGTTTTGCACCTTATACATCGGCTCCCGAGATCGCGTGGCACTACTTTTTGCGATCGACCAATGTCATGATCCTGCTGTTTCTGGTCTTGCCGATACTGGTGATCATCCCGCTTTCTTTCACGGACAATACATTCCTGGTCTATCCGATACACAAGTTCTCGTTCAAGTGGTACCACAATCTGTTTACGTCCATTGACTGGCTTCGTGCCGGAAAAAACAGCTTCATCATAACCCCGCTTGCCACGATCCTGGCCACTGTCCTCGGGACGTTGGCCGCGTTAGGCCTCAACAAGGCGACGTTCAAAGGCAAGGGCGCGCTGATCGGCATATTGATCTCGCCGATGATCGTGCCGGTGATCGTCACTGCCGTCGGGATGTATCTGTTCTTTGCGAAGTGGGGCTTAGCCGGGTCGTACCTTGGTCTGATTTTCGGTCATACCGCTATCGCTGCTCCATTCGTGGTGGTCACTGTCAACGCCACCCTTGCCGGGTTCAACCAGAATTACGTGCGCGCGAGCCTGAGCCTCGGTGCGTCGCCCGTCAGGACGTTCTTCTCCGTCACCCTGCCCATCATTGCGCCGGGCGTTATTTCTGGAGCCCTGTTTGCATTCGCCACGTCGCTCGATGATGTCGTCATCACGATGTTCATCGCGGGTCCGACACAAGGTACATTGCCGTTGCAGATGTTCATCGGCCTCCGGGAAAACATTACTCCGACGATTGCTGCCCTTGCGACAATTCTGATTGTATTTTCCAGCCTGCTTCTGGTGACGATGGAGTGGCTGAGGTCCAGAAGCGCGGCGCGACAGATAGCGACGTGA